The following proteins are encoded in a genomic region of Triticum dicoccoides isolate Atlit2015 ecotype Zavitan chromosome 1B, WEW_v2.0, whole genome shotgun sequence:
- the LOC119338530 gene encoding tetratricopeptide repeat protein SKI3-like produces MSAPAAKQGAEEEAERLLAAAKLNPNDGGHFRSLGHHYARAGDAQRAARCYQRAVALDPDDAEAGEALCDLLDAEGKESLELAVCKEAAGKSPRAFWAFRRLGYLQVHQKKWSDAIQSLQHSIRGYPTCADLWEALGLAYHRLGMFTAAVKSYGRAIELDSSRVFALIESGNIQLMLGYFRKGVEQFRSAVEMAPHNHSAYFGLASALLAWSKHCVTIGAFTWAANLLKEASETAKVCTSLTGNLSCVWKLHADTQLALARCSPWEDRHIKRGMDEQNFKASVLQWRNTCLSAANSAKLSYQRALRLTPWEANIHIDTAICLDLICTMEENNSVDPIVWELPEKMSLGGLMLEPVNKDFWVTLGSVSSNQALKQHSLIRALQLDTSLSEAWAYLGKIYRQSGHKQLARQAFDRARSIDPSLALPWAGMSAENNHQSRAGAVNESYESCLRAVQILPLPEFQIGLGTIAARSGELLSPQVLMAVRQAVQRAPHYPESHNINGLVSEVRSDFQSAITSYQHAKFALDMVRGSKLDNRYPFVDVSVNLARSLCKAGLATDAVCECEELKTQGLLNVDGLQVYALALWKLGRHDEALSISQNLAENLSNMKQESATGALGFICTLAYNIAGKDSAASVIHTLPGQPSYNRELKFIISALDALQPSKRFQLPHLSTPPRLTSYDVMSEVHSNIALGKAFGGESNNCLGVEGGLSYLKKVLHMYPDCSLVRNHLGSLLLSSGDWTASHKAVRVTPLSHGHTSNRGLRSPHQIQACATMSCYATCTSYPKFSFPTCEDQYLSQYNGIRNLQRLVHQEPWNQDARYLLVLAIFQKAREEKYPKHICATLKRLVLQIMSSSSNSQEHKLILYEKYLLLLLSSEVSLQSDDYENGIAQVTDALTVAPPSVDTFFAHLQLCRAYVVQGDLSNSRKEYMKCLQNRTNTEVGWVMLKQLESLCSVNRGSDEIEINLKECIERNGSNPSKWPSLFNLACAQCFMRDEDFASAEKALAQACAEKDADSCILFLNGAMHMEIARRYAAPQYITRAASSLRKAQQKSQAAVPIISLLLAQAEGSLGSKAKWEKNLRLEWFSWPPELRPAELYFQMHLLASQSTAVATGPQQKKLQLLETMQSPGAWLLRAIHQNPSCSRYWKALLQLVCV; encoded by the exons GTTCATCAAAAGAAGTGGTCAGATGCTATACAGAGCCTTCAACACTCAATACGAGGTTACCCAACATGTGCGGATTTATGGGAG GCACTTGGTCTGGCTTACCACCGTTTGGGCATGTTTACTGCTGCAGTAAAG TCATATGGGCGAGCTATTGAACTTGATAGTTCCAGGGTCTTTGCTTTGATTGAAAGTGGAAACATCCAGCTAATGCTTGGCTATTTCAGAAAG GGAGTCGAACAGTTCCGTTCTGCCGTGGAGATGGCTCCTCATAATCATTCTGCATACTTTGGACTTGCCTCGGCATTGCTTGCGTGGTCAAAGCATTGTGTAACTATTGGGGCCTTTACCTGGGCAGCTAATCTGCTGAAG GAAGCATCAGAAACTGCTAAAGTTTGCACTTCCTTGACTGGAAACCTTTCCTGTGTTTGGAAATTGCATGCAGATACTCAG CTCGCACTTGCAAGGTGTTCTCCGTGGGAGGATAGGCATATTAAGAGGGGCATGGATGAACAAAATTTCAAAGCTTCCGTCCTTCAGTGGAGAAATACATGTTTGTCAGCTGCAAATAGTGCAAAACTCTCATATCAACGAGCTTTGCGCCTCACTCCTTGGGAAGCTAATATTCACATTGATACTGCTATTTGTCTTGATCTCATTTGTACCATGGAGGAAAATAACTCTGTAGACCCCATTGTTTG GGAGCTTCCAGAAAAAATGTCATTGGGTGGTTTGATGCTGGAACCAGTTAATAAGGATTTCTGGGTTACATTGGGTTCAGTCTCAAGTAATCAGGCTTTAAAGCAGCATTCTCTTATCAGGGCACTGCAGTTGGATACGTCTCTCTCTGAAGCTTGGGCATACCTTGGAAAG ATTTACAGACAATCAGGTCACAAGCAATTGGCCAGACAAGCATTTGATCGAGCTCGAAGCATTGATCCATCATTGGCCTTGCCATGGGCTGGAATGTCGGCAGAAAACAATCACCAATCTAG GGCTGGTGCAGTAAATGAGTCTTATGAAAGCTGCTTGAGAGCTGTGCAGATACTACCT CTGCCAGAGTTCCAGATTGGCCTTGGAACAATTGCAGCTCGTTCTGGTGAACTTCTGTCACCTCAG GTATTGATGGCTGTAAGACAGGCTGTTCAGCGAGCGCCTCATTACCCAGAATCACACAATATAAATGGCCTGGTCTCTGAAGTGCGATCAGATTTTCAATCTGCAATCACGTCTTACCAACATGCGAAATTTGCTTTAGACATGGTGCGCGGGTCCAAGTTAGACAATAGATATCCTTTTGTTGATGTTTCAGTGAATCTTGCCCGATCACTATGTAAG GCTGGTCTTGCAACTGATGCAGTGTGCGAGTGCGaagagttgaaaacacaag GACTGCTGAACGTTGATGGATTGCAAGTATATGCTCTTGCACTGTGGAAACTTGGACGGCATGATGAAGCTCTTTCCATATCACAAAACTTGGCTGAAAACTTATCTAATATGAAGCAGGAGAGTGCAACTGGGGCATTGGGATTCATATGCACCTTAGCATACAACATAGCTGGGAAGGATTCTGCAGCTTCGGTCATTCATACACTCCCTGGTCAACCCAGTTATAACAGAGAGTTGAAATTCATCATCTCTGCATTAGATGCTTTGCAGCCAAGCAAGCGTTTTCAGTTACCTCACTTGAGTACGCCTCCTAGACTTACATCCTATGACGTGATGAGTGAAGTCCACTCAAATATTGCTCTGGGGAAGGCA TTTGGTGGGGAATCAAACAACTGTTTAGGGGTCGAGGGTGGTTTGTCTTACCTGAAAAAGGTTCTACACATGTATCCTGACTGCAGTTTAGTAAG AAACCATCTTGGATCTCTGCTGCTGTCGAGCGGAGATTGGACTGCTTCTCACAAAGCAGTAAGGGTTACTCCGTTGTCCCATGGGCACACATCTAATAGGGGTCTAAGGTCTCCGCATCAAATTCAAGCTTGTGCAACAATGTCTTGCTATGCTACCTGCACCTCTTATCCAAAGTTCTCATTCCCAACATGTGAAGACCAGTACCTAAGTCAATACAATGGAATACGCAACCTGCAAAG GTTGGTCCATCAAGAACCATGGAACCAAGATGCACGCTACTTGCTTGTGCTTGCTATTTTCCAAAAAGCACGTGAAGAGAAGTACCCCAAACATATTTGTGCCACTTTGAAGAGGCTGGTTTTACAAATTATGTCCAGCAGTAGCAATTCACAAGAGCATAAACTCATCCTTTACGAGAAGTACTTGCTACTTCTTTTGTCTTCAGAGGTTAGTTTGCAATCTGATGACTATGAAAACGGCATTGCTCAAGTTACAGATGCTCTAACAGTTGCTCCTCCGAGTGTGGATACTTTCTTTGCACACTTGCAACTGTGTCGGGCTTATGTGGTGCAAGGCGATCTTTCGAACTCCAGGAAGGAATACATGAAATGCTTGCAGAACCGCACGAATACTGAGGTTGGCTGGGTAATGCTCAAGCAACTTGAATCTTTATGTTCAGTGAACCGTGGCTCTGATGAAATAGAGATAAATCTGAAAGAATGCATTGAAAGGAATGGTAGCAACCCATCAAAATGGCCATCTCTTTTTAATCTAGCATGTGCTCAGTGTTTTATGCGGGACGAGGACTTTGCAAGTGCTGAAAAAGCTCTTGCACAGGCATGTGCGGAAAAGGATGCTGATAGCTGCATcttattcctcaatg GAGCTATGCATATGGAGATTGCCCGGAGGTATGCGGCTCCTCAGTATATAACCCGCGCAGCTTCGAGCCTCAGAAAGGCACAGCAGAAGTCTCAAGCTGCCGTACCCATCATATCACTCCTACTGGCCCAAGCAGAAGGCAGCCTCGGCTCCAAAGCCAAGTGGGAGAAGAACCTTCGCCTCGAGTGGTTCTCTTGGCCCCCAG AATTGCGGCCTGCTGAGCTCTATTTCCAAATGCATCTTCTGGCGAGCCAGTCGACTGCGGTGGCGACAGGTCCTCAGCAGAAGAAACTGCAACTGCTGGAAACGATGCAGAGTCCCGGGGCGTGGCTTCTCAGGGCGATACACCAGAACCCGTCATGCTCACGGTACTGGAAGGCTTTGCTGCAGCTTGTGTGCGTGTAG